The following coding sequences are from one Macaca mulatta isolate MMU2019108-1 chromosome 7, T2T-MMU8v2.0, whole genome shotgun sequence window:
- the LOC114679653 gene encoding uncharacterized protein LOC114679653, which produces MRPRYSERKGGRGGSGPVRCGAETLCPAPGPAGPCGCEVLALLSHVGSVGLGRASSCSSPWSTGSEEVGAARPSPAWAPDPGRAWGETGPEPQGKLSAGPGTHSPTGAGLGPKATLSLAAARAGRVVGARRDLGPGGRPGLRPPLAEERVQGVRPRAGRKRVRAAPWRFLLFLLFGAGARRVTVPPALGSAPVTSPGKSSGEEDLSGGEERVPQRGDRAAGAGPGPAPAAFVQGRTPGRPGSCVDPKYFLSRLATLPWTLNPAK; this is translated from the exons ATGAGGCCACGGTACAgtgagagaaaaggagggagaggagggtcAGGGCCAGTGCGGTGTGGCGCGGAGACCCTCTGCCCAGCTCCTGGACCAGCCGGTCCCTGTGGCTGCGAGGTCCTGGCCTTGCTGAGCCACGTGGGGAGCGTGGGCCTTGGGCGGGCGAGTTCCTGCTCCtctccttggagcacagggtcgGAGGAAGTGGGGGCAGCGCGACCCTCCCCTGCATGGGCCCCCGACCCTGGGCGAGCATGGGGAGAGACGGGGCCTGAGCCCCAGGGGAAGCTGTCAGCGGGCCCTGGCACACATTCTCCCACGGGGGCGGGCTTAGGTCCCAAAGCGACCCTCAGCCTCGCGGCGGCCAGGGCGGGCCGAGTCGTCGGAGCGCGGCGAGACCTGGGGCCAGGTGGGCGCCCCGGGCTGCGCCCACCCCTGGCAGAGGAGCGGGTTCAGGGCGTGAGGCCCCGGGCGGGGAGGAAGAGGGTGCGGGCGGCGCCCTGGAGGTTCCTGCTGTTCCTGCTTTTCGGGGCGGGGGCCCGCCGGGTCACTGTCCCGCCAGCGCTTGGATCTGCACCAGTAACTTCTCCAGGAAAATCCTCCGGAGAGGAGGATCTGTCCGGCGGCGAGGAGCGAGTCCCCCAACGCGGGGACAGGGCGGCCGGAGCGGGGCCTGGGCCAGCGCCTGCTGCCTTTGTGCAAGGACGGACCCCGGGCCGCCCAGGGTCCT GTGTTGACCCGAAGTATTTTCTGTCACGCCTGGCCACTCTGCCCTGGACCCTCAATCCCGCCAAATAG